From one Lotus japonicus ecotype B-129 chromosome 3, LjGifu_v1.2 genomic stretch:
- the LOC130743246 gene encoding transcription factor TGA6-like isoform X1: MWSRASVDAEFDSQQLPSSNAYFTEGSMIDSFRVSDFDQSVGYRIEDAVDLSGNSAFNPLKVSNQTISRVHIGTFDKLPISLDKSPLTNQTEQEGLQLQKIQSSNLVTLLSGNTENQEESAMADASPRTDISTDGDTDDKNQRFDRSSLAVGASDSSDRSKDKTDQKSLRRLAQNREAARKSRLRKKAYVQQLESSRLKLTQLEQELQKARQQGIFISNSGDQAHSNSGNGAMAFDVEYARWLEEQNRLINELRAAVNSHASDTELRMILDGIMAHYDEIFKMKIVAAKADVFHLLSGMWKTPAERCFLWLGGFRSSELLKLLVNQLEPLTEQQLVGITNLQQSSQQAEDALSQGMEALQQSLSETLSTGSPGSSGSSGNVANYMGQMAMAMGKLGTLEGFIRQADNLRQQTLQQIHRILTTRQSARALLAINDYFSRLRALSSLWLARPRD; the protein is encoded by the exons ATGTGGAGTAGAGCCAGCGTTGATGCCGAGTTCGATTCACAACAATTACCTAGTTCCAATGCATA CTTTACCGAAGGAAGCATGATCGATTCTTTTCGTGTGTCTGACTTTGATCAATCAGTTGGATATCGCATTGAGGATGCTGTTGACTTGAGTGGAA ACTCAGCTTTTAACCCCTTAAAAGTAAGTAACCAGACAATTTCTCGTGTTCACATCGGTACTTTTGATAAG TTGCCAATTTCACTTGATAAAAGCCCATTGACAAACCAAACAGAGCAAGAGGGCTTGCAATTGCAAAAGATTCAATCATCCAATCTGGTCACATTATTAAGTGGTAATACAGAAAATCAGGAAGAGTCTGCCATGGCTGATGCCAGCCCTAGAACTGATATTTCAACAGATGGTGACACTGATGATAAGAATCAGCGG TTTGATAGAAGTTCCCTTGCTGTTGGAGCTTCTGACTCCAGTGACAGATCAAAGGATAAAACAGATCAGAAG AGTCTTCGTAGGCTTGCTCAGAATCGTGAGGCTGCAAGAAAAAGCCGGTTGAGAAAGAAA GCTTATGTCCAACAGTTGGAAAGTAGTCGTTTGAAGTTGACTCAACTGGAGCAAGAGCTTCAGAAAGCTAGGCAGCAG GGAATCTTTATATCAAACTCAGGTGATCAGGCACATTCAAACAGTGGAAATG GGGCCATGGCATTTGATGTTGAATACGCAAGGTGGCTGGAAGAGCAGAATCGGCTAATTAACGAGCTAAGAGCAGCTGTAAATTCTCATGCGAGTGACACAGAACTTCGCATGATTCTTGATGGTATAATGGCACATTATGATGAGATATTTAAGATGAAGATCGTTGCAGCTAAGGCTGATGTCTTCCATCTGTTGTCTGGCATGTGGAAAACACCAGCTGAAAGGTGTTTTCTATGGCTTGGTGGCTTTCGATCATCCGAACTCCTTAAG CTTCTGGTAAATCAATTGGAACCTCTCACAGAGCAGCAGCTAGTGGGTATTACCAACTTGCAGCAATCTTCCCAACAAGCAGAAGATGCGCTGTCTCAAGGCATGGAAGCATTGCAACAGTCCCTTTCGGAGACATTGTCCACCGGATCACCTGGCTCCTCTGGTTCATCAGGAAATGTGGCAAATTACATGGGTCAAATGGCTATGGCAATGGGTAAGCTAGGGACACTCGAGGGGTTTATTCGGCAG GCTGACAATTTGCGCCAGCAGACGCTGCAACAAATTCACCGAATATTGACAACTCGCCAATCGGCCCGCGCACTCCTTGCCATCAATGACTACTTTTCTAGGCTGCGTGC
- the LOC130743246 gene encoding transcription factor TGA2.2-like isoform X2, with product MADASPRTDISTDGDTDDKNQRFDRSSLAVGASDSSDRSKDKTDQKSLRRLAQNREAARKSRLRKKAYVQQLESSRLKLTQLEQELQKARQQGIFISNSGDQAHSNSGNGAMAFDVEYARWLEEQNRLINELRAAVNSHASDTELRMILDGIMAHYDEIFKMKIVAAKADVFHLLSGMWKTPAERCFLWLGGFRSSELLKLLVNQLEPLTEQQLVGITNLQQSSQQAEDALSQGMEALQQSLSETLSTGSPGSSGSSGNVANYMGQMAMAMGKLGTLEGFIRQADNLRQQTLQQIHRILTTRQSARALLAINDYFSRLRALSSLWLARPRD from the exons ATGGCTGATGCCAGCCCTAGAACTGATATTTCAACAGATGGTGACACTGATGATAAGAATCAGCGG TTTGATAGAAGTTCCCTTGCTGTTGGAGCTTCTGACTCCAGTGACAGATCAAAGGATAAAACAGATCAGAAG AGTCTTCGTAGGCTTGCTCAGAATCGTGAGGCTGCAAGAAAAAGCCGGTTGAGAAAGAAA GCTTATGTCCAACAGTTGGAAAGTAGTCGTTTGAAGTTGACTCAACTGGAGCAAGAGCTTCAGAAAGCTAGGCAGCAG GGAATCTTTATATCAAACTCAGGTGATCAGGCACATTCAAACAGTGGAAATG GGGCCATGGCATTTGATGTTGAATACGCAAGGTGGCTGGAAGAGCAGAATCGGCTAATTAACGAGCTAAGAGCAGCTGTAAATTCTCATGCGAGTGACACAGAACTTCGCATGATTCTTGATGGTATAATGGCACATTATGATGAGATATTTAAGATGAAGATCGTTGCAGCTAAGGCTGATGTCTTCCATCTGTTGTCTGGCATGTGGAAAACACCAGCTGAAAGGTGTTTTCTATGGCTTGGTGGCTTTCGATCATCCGAACTCCTTAAG CTTCTGGTAAATCAATTGGAACCTCTCACAGAGCAGCAGCTAGTGGGTATTACCAACTTGCAGCAATCTTCCCAACAAGCAGAAGATGCGCTGTCTCAAGGCATGGAAGCATTGCAACAGTCCCTTTCGGAGACATTGTCCACCGGATCACCTGGCTCCTCTGGTTCATCAGGAAATGTGGCAAATTACATGGGTCAAATGGCTATGGCAATGGGTAAGCTAGGGACACTCGAGGGGTTTATTCGGCAG GCTGACAATTTGCGCCAGCAGACGCTGCAACAAATTCACCGAATATTGACAACTCGCCAATCGGCCCGCGCACTCCTTGCCATCAATGACTACTTTTCTAGGCTGCGTGC